DNA sequence from the Alkaliphilus metalliredigens QYMF genome:
TTTTTCTCAGCAACATAGTATTCACCTATCTTAGTATAGGAAAATTCTCTAGTATTTAGTTTTCTACCTTTTTTCCTAGGTCTCCCTCTTTTCCCCGTAGGGGCTGGAGGAAGATCATATATGGCAGTATCATGACGTACTGCCCCTATGATTTCTAGATTTTCAAATTCTTTTACAGTATCTAGGATAGATCCTTTACTATACCAGCTATCACACAATAAAATTACTTGAAACATCTCAAGTTGAGGCATGATACATTTAATTATTTGTGATGCCATTTCAAGTTTGTTCTGCTCCTTTGAATACAGGCGATAGCCTATTGGTATACTTAAGTACTTCGCTTTATCTTGGTAATATAAAGGAATATTCAACACCACAGATACAAAGCAATGACCATTAAGATATTTGGTTCCATTCTTTTTTGTATGGTCAAAATGTTTAACATAACAATCAAATTTAGCACCGTATTTTGCTTGAAGAGTATCATCAATTGTTATAAATAAGGTGTTCCGTCTTAATTTTTCTGGTATCAAGGATAAAGCGATAGAAACTGTGATAGTGGTTAGGGCTTCTATTGGAAATTTTGAATAGGATAAAAAGTAATATATTGAATTCAGCACCTTATCGGTGTGTTTCTTGATGAAACTATCATAAACAAATTGTATAGATCTTACTTCTTCTGTGCAGAGGATTCCCATAATGAGCCAGTAGAAAATATCAAAGCTCCGCTTCTTGAAAACTGATCTATACTGCATTAAATATTGGTGTAATGTTTGTTTCATTGAATTACTGGAAATACTAATCATATCAGGCGCCTCCTAGGGGTTTTGATTTATGCTAAGATTAGTATTCCTAGGATTAAGGTGTCTGATTTTGTTATTTTATGGAATTATTTTTGAATCACTACATTACTTGTAAAGTGGTGTAAAAAGAAGAAAGAATTTAAAAGAGCAAATTCAAGAAGAGTCAGACTTATAAATATTATTAATATTCATATAGTATGCTTGCTAAAATCATGCCATTGCAAGTGTATTAATATGTATAAGTCATGAAATATAAAAAAGGTAGTCATTAATTCAACTACCTTTTTCAAAAAGGAGGACTCATCATTATATTGTAATATTTTATTGTGTGTTTAAGCCTTTATGGCAGGGGGATTATTCCCCCTGATAGGATCTTACGATCCTATTATTTTATAAAATATGATTACTATGTATTCTACAGGTATAGATTGTAAAGTAATCAAAAAATTTATAAGACACCATTCTAGCTTAATATACAACAATATGATGATCCTCCTTTATTTAATTTTTTATACTCAACTAATTATATCATAAAATATAAAAGGCTTTACTTGGTACATTTTACATAAGAACTAGTAAACGCTTATATATTGTTGGAATTTACGATTGGAAGGCGAAGATTTATAGAGAACTAGAGGTCATTCCTCCATAGTTTGTTATTACCAACAGTTTACAAATCGATGTTGGATCTAGCTTTGCGGTATTAAAGAGAAATTCAAGGAATTGACTTTAAGAGTACTCTCTTAGAAACTGTTATTCCTTAATGTTCATAGATGTCTCTTAGTAAGGATTTGAGGTTTTTACTTTTAAGTCTGTCTCTGTGGGTAGTACTATTTAGTGTTGAGATAATACCTTTACCATTAACTACCCCCCAAAGGAGATCAGCTTATGAGTCGGGATAGACAATAGAGTGGGGTGAGACGCTATTGAAATTTTGCTGCTAAAGGAGAAGAAAATCACTTCACCTGCTTAAACATTTCAGATAAAACACTAAAGTTTTTTGAATCATGTCGCAATTAGCTCCGCTACGGACACTGAAAATATTGTGTCCTATATCGGTGGAAAACCAACTGTCTAGTAGTATATGTATGGTCTACACCGATTCAAGGTAGTTTATATTATAATAAAACTGGCAAGTAGGATAATTTCGTTATTTTTTTTATCTTTACACAGAACATATGTTCTTGTATAATTAATTTAAGAAATCTTAAGAAATCAACAAAATTATGGAAATTATGTGAGGATAATGATGGCTCTTAGACCAAGGTAAAATTGTATTATAACTAAACAAAACTCTAGTTTGGAGGAGATTCAAATGAAGATAATTTCGAAACCAATTGATATGATTGCATCTTTTAATGAAGAAGGTACTCCAAGACCACTTAAATTTAGAATGAAGAATAGTGAACAAGTATCGATTGTAATAAAGATAGACCGGATACTATTATATGAAAAACAGAAAAAGGCAGGAATAGAGTCCTTAGTTTTTCGTTGTCAAAGTTGTTTTGAAAATATCGAAAGACTGTATGAGCTAAGGTATACGTTAAGTGACTGTAAGTGGGTCCTATATAAAATTTAGGGAGGAAAATCCAGTGAATAAAGAGGCAGAAATCTTAAAGGTGATTAAAGCTCACATTGAAGTCAATGGCTTTAGTCCTACTATTAGAGAAATAGCAAAACAGATGAAAATTAAATCCACTAGTACTATATTTCATCATTTAAGGGAATTAGAGAGTCTTGGTCTAGTAGCAAGACAGTCCACTCTTTCCCGGGCAATGATATTGACGGACCAGGGAGAAGAGGTGATCAAGGCTTATGAAATTATTAGACATGTAAAAATATAATACACCAATACTGAATAGTCATATAATGAGTAAAAGGGAGGCTCTAATCAGGACAGGATAACTTAAAGGTTTATTGAATGGGGGCTGAAAATGTTTAGAAACAATAAAATTAATTTCATATTAATGATTTTGTTAACTTTAATGATGTTGATTGGATGTACAACAGGGATGGAAAATAATGTTGTGCAAGAGAGTCCACCAAAACAAGCGCTTTAAGTGAATCACAAGTTGTGATGGATGAAATTTAGGAAGTAGAGGGTGCAAAGAAAGAGAGTATACAATATGTAGAAGATCATGAGAATTCCTCAACATTCAGTCAATACGAAGGAGAACTTCAAATTCATTTTATTGGTATAAATATAGATAAAGAAAATGCAACTTTTATCATTGTCCAGATGAAAAAACAATGATTTATGATGCTGGGGAGGATGTGACCCTGGAAGGATCATAGTAAATTACATTAAAAATTTAGGTTATGAAAAATTGATGTAGCTATTTTTACTCATCCTCATGCAGATCATGTTAATGGGGCACCAACCGCATTTAGAGAGCTAAAAGTAAGGCTGTATACTACCCCAAAGTAATTCATACAACAAAAATATTTGAAAACTTTATGGAAGCAGTTAATGCGGTAGGATTAAAATTTAAGACAGCTAAGGCTGGCGTAGACATACCTTTTGGAAAGACTGAGGTAGTCTTAACAGCACCTATATCTGAAGAGTATAAAAACCTAAATGACTACAGTGCAGCTGTTAAAATAAAGTTGGGAAATACATCTTTTTTACTGACGAGAGATGTAGAAAGAACTTGGGAAATGGAGATGGTGGCCAGCCAACAAGACTTAGATGTTAATCTATTATTAATTCCCCATCATGGATCTAATTCCTCCAGTACACAGGAATTTTTAGATAAAACTACCCATAGCTATGTCATCATCTCTTCAGGAAGGGATAATAACTACGGTCATCCCCATAAGGAAGTATTGCAGCGACTAGTGAAAATAATATAGCTTTCTATAATACCGGAGGAGATGGAACGATTGTAGTTATTTCAGATGGTGAAGAAGTGAATATTTATTTGGTGGATGGTACTGCAATTGGGGAGATACTTGAAGAAAAAGAGAAGGTATATAGTGAAGAAAATAAAGAAGAAACTATACAAGATAATGTGGAAGGTACTATAGGTACCTTATAGGTGGTAGCTTCTATAGATGATGCTATACCAAGTCAAAATACTAGTATAACCATGAAAGTGAAGGTAACTTCCAAAGGCCAGCGGGTACCTGGGGCAGAGGTAAAACTATTAAATCATTTTAAATCTACTAGTACACCCTATGAAGGAATAATAAATGAGCAGAGCCTAGCTGAAATAGCTTACAGTATTGGTAGAGCTAGTGTTGGATACGAGGTAAAGGTAGAAGTTACTGCAAAGAAGGATGAGGTAGAAGCCACTACAGAAACTTCATTCACACCACAATGGAGGAGGCTAGAAACATGCTGATACTGGATCTTTTTGAAGGAGACTATGGGTTATTGAAATAGATGGGAAGATGGTAGATGTTAAAAAGGAACTTATAGATTTACAGGTAAGAGAAGGAGATGCTTTGTTTTTAAAGAGAGATATTTATTATAGGGATGATGAAGAAACTAAAAGCAGGAAAAAAGAGATTCAAGATAGATTTCTAGATACGTGGAAGGATTAGCCAGCGTAGAAGAAGATCGATATGATTCGGTCTTTTTTTTATTTGTGCGTCATAATTCGACAAAGAAATAATGATGAATAGTATATTATGGAAATAGATGGGGAAATTGAAGGTCGGTTTTGATTGTAAACCAATAGGAATGATTGGATTTTTAGTATAAAAGCTATAGTTATTTTTCGTAATATGTTGATTTAAACTGATGTAGCTAATGTCTATAATGGGAAGTTGAGATGAATTGATTAATTTTACAATGTTACACATTAAATAGCTTAGAGCTCCAATTATTGAGGAGTAACTGGTATAATCTTAAATTCTACCATTACAAATGCTTTAATGAACTATTACTAAAATGATTTTTGTTTATAATAACAAAATAAAGGATGGAGATTGTACATGATTGAAAACAACTATGACTTAAAAGCACTTATTGACTATGTAAATGGGAAAGAAAAAGATTTAGATAGAGTAGCTATGCTTGCTAGTGTTACTATCACGGCAGCTATGTTAGGAAACACGCTAGTAGGGTCAGCTGCATCAACTTCATTTACAATACTAGGGACGAGCATATTACCTGAAATTAAGAAAATTATAGGTTTGATTAATAAAAAAGATAAGGAAACTGAGGCAACTGAGAT
Encoded proteins:
- a CDS encoding IS701 family transposase; protein product: MKQTLHQYLMQYRSVFKKRSFDIFYWLIMGILCTEEVRSIQFVYDSFIKKHTDKVLNSIYYFLSYSKFPIEALTTITVSIALSLIPEKLRRNTLFITIDDTLQAKYGAKFDCYVKHFDHTKKNGTKYLNGHCFVSVVLNIPLYYQDKAKYLSIPIGYRLYSKEQNKLEMASQIIKCIMPQLEMFQVILLCDSWYSKGSILDTVKEFENLEIIGAVRHDTAIYDLPPAPTGKRGRPRKKGRKLNTREFSYTKIGEYYVAEKKVMANLFEKPIYVTVTTTDIKPFSSIRVFISSINPDEIKTINTALNTKGALNDQNEDEDECTSKTLTTYRMR
- a CDS encoding LexA family protein, giving the protein MNKEAEILKVIKAHIEVNGFSPTIREIAKQMKIKSTSTIFHHLRELESLGLVARQSTLSRAMILTDQGEEVIKAYEIIRHVKI
- a CDS encoding ComEC/Rec2 family competence protein translates to MEAVNAVGLKFKTAKAGVDIPFGKTEVVLTAPISEEYKNLNDYSAAVKIKLGNTSFLLTRDVERTWEMEMVASQQDLDVNLLLIPHHGSNSSSTQEFLDKTTHSYVIISSGRDNNYGHPHKEVLQRLVKII
- a CDS encoding DUF3006 domain-containing protein codes for the protein MDGKMVDVKKELIDLQVREGDALFLKRDIYYRDDEETKSRKKEIQDRFLDTWKD